A segment of the Flavobacterium azooxidireducens genome:
AAAACGTAGAAAAATTTACTTCTCAAAAGTTGGGTGGAGACCGAGATATTTATATAACTCTTCCTCCATCGTATGATAAGGATAAAAATCAAAAATTTCCTTTATTGTTGGTTTTAGATGGCGAATATTTATTTGATCCTTTTCAAGGTGCATTAAAATTTGGAAATTATTGGGATGATTTACCGGAAGTAATTTTGGTCGGAATTTCTCAAAACAAACAAGACGAACGCTATGCCGATAGTGAATTTGATGAAGAAAGTGGCTTACCCATTGAAACCGGAGCCAATTTTTTTGATTTCATCGGAACAGAATTAATGCCTTATTTGCAAAAAACTTATCGAATTGCTCCATTCAAAATTATTGCCGGACACGATACTACTGCCGGATTTTTAAACTTTTTCTTGTATAAAGACAATCCTGTTTTTGATGCGTATATTTCGTTGAGTCCTGAATTAGCTTTGGATATGGAAAACAGAATTCCTGAGCGATTAAATGCAATTACAAAACCAATTTATTACTATCAATCTACTGCGGATGGGGATTTGAAGAAAATTCAAAAAAGAATTAAAGAATTAGATGAAAAAGTAAAAGCCATCAAAAAAGAATCATTGAATTATAAATTTGATGAATTCTTAGGAGCTTCACATTATTCGTTGGTATTACATTCGATTCCAAATGCTTTGTATCAATTTTTTGCGGTTTATCAACCTATCACAACACATGAATTCAATGAAAAAATTGTGAAATTGGAATCAGGTTATGTGGACTATTTAAAACAAAAATATGATGTTTTAGAAAAATCGTTAAACATCAAAATGCCAATTCGATTGAATGATTTTAAGGCAATTGAAGCTGCTATTTTAAAAAATAAAGATTATAATGAATTTGATGCTCTCTCAATTCTTGCCGATAAATATTACAAAAAAACCATGCTTCCTGATTATCACATGGCATTGATGTATGAGAAAAAAGAAGACTACAAAAGAGCTCAAAAATACTATTTAAGTGCTTTTCAAAAAGAACCAATTGGCGATTTAGACAAGGATATGATGTATGACAAATCGGAAGAAATGAAGCAATTGATTAACTAAATGGCAAAAGTAAAAACCTCCTTTTTTTGTCAAAATTGTGGGACGCAATATTCCAAATGGCAAGGACAATGTCATGCTTGCAACGAGTGGAATACCATTGTGGAAGAAGTGATTCAGAAGGAAGAAAAATCGTCTTGGAAACCTTCATCCACCGAAACTAAAAAAGCTCCAAAACCGCTTCGCATTAGCGATATTGATTCCACACAAGAAATTCGTTTGGACACGACAGACGGTGAATTAAACCGTGTATTAGGCGGCGGATTGGTGCCCGGCTCATTAACACTTTTGGGTGGCGAACCAGGCATTGGAAAAAGTACACTTTTATTACAGATTTCATTAAAATTACCTTATAAAACTTTATACGTTTCCGGCGAAGAAAGTCAGAAACAAATAAAAATGCGTGCCGAACGGATTACACCAAACGGCGATAATTGTTTTATTTTAACCGAAACCAAAACACAAAATATATTTAAACAAATTCAGGAAATTGACCCTGAAATTGTGATTATCGATTCCATTCAAACGCTACACACCGATTATATTGAATCGACTGCCGGAAGTATTTCGCAAATACGCGAATGCACGGCTGAACTTATCAAATTTGCCAAAGAAACCAATGTTCCGGTGCTTTTGATTGGTCATATTACCAAAGACGGAACGATTGCCGGACCAAAAATTTTGGAACATATGGTCGATACCGTTTTGCAATTTGAAGGCGATCGAAATCACGTTTACCGAATTCTCCGTTCGCTTAAAAACCGATTTGGTTCTACGGCAGAAATTGGAATTTATGAAATGCAAGGTTCCGGTTTGCGGGAAGTTGCCAATCCATCGGAAATTCTGATTTCACACAAAGACGAAGAACTTTCAGGAACTGCCATCGCTTCTACCTTAGAAGGTATGCGACCGTTGATGATTGAAATACAAGCTTTAGTCAGCACCGCAGTTTACGGAACACCTCAACGAAGCACGACAGGTTATAATGCTAAACGACTGAACATGATTTTAGCGGTTTTAGAAAAACGTGCCGGATTTAGATTGGGAGCAAAAGACGTTTTTTTAAATGTAACAGGCGGAATTTCTGTGGATGATCCTGCAATTGATTTGGCAGTTGTTGCAGCTATTTTATCCTCCAACGAAGATATTCCGGTTGGGAAAGATTTTTGTTTTGCGGGAGAAGTAGGTTTAGCCGGAGAAATTCGTCCTGTCAACCGCGTAGAACAACGCATTTTGGAAGCGGAGAAGTTAGGGTTTTCTACCATTTTTGTCTCGAAATACAATAAAATTTCGTTGAAAGAAACATTGATTCAAGTGAAATTGGTGGCGAAGATTGAAGATGTTGTAAGCGAACTATTTGGCTAAAAAATATCTTTTGAAAGCATATCAAGAAATCATTCAATGGGTTAACAGTTTTCACGAACAAGGTGAAACGATTCAATCTGCCGAATTTTTGATTAACGAATACAATTTAAATCATCCCAATTTCAAAGGGTTTGAGTTGCGAGAAAAAGCAAAACCTGATTTTATTTTAATGACTACCGAAGGAATTTTGGGTGGTCCGCAAATCATTCGCATTCCGGAAAACACGTTTGAATTTCCATTGAATCTGATGCTAAATTTATTGGCTCACGAAATGATTCACGTGCAACAAAAAGAAAAAGGCAACGTAGTTACGGATAAAAACGAACGCGAATGGCAAGCGTATTACGAAAATATTTTTCACATACAATTTCCTCAAATTCCGGAACTTTCTGTTTTTTATAAAAAAGCATGTGCGAATAAAGCGTTGGACTATTATAATCGAATGGAAGTTGGCTCGGAATTGCAGTTAAAATATGCTGAGCAAAAGGAAGAAGTGGAGCAATTACTAAAAAGCCTTATTTAAACCTCCTCAAAAACTCCTCCTTATAACCCACAGAAATCTCAATCTCCGTGTCATCAAAAAGCGTGACATAACCACCTAACGATTTGTGATACGATTTCACAAAATTCAAATTGATGATGTGTGATTTATGCACCCGCATAAAAGGAAAATCCAACATTTCATCAAAGTGTTTCAAAAATCGACAGACCATTTTTTTGGATCCGTCGGCTAAATGAATATCGGTAAAGTTGCCATTGCCACGCAAACGAACGATTTCTTCCATTTTTACAACTTCAAAACCTTCTAACGTAGGTAAAATGACTTGTTGTTTCTCGATTTTTGGTTCGCGAAAGTTTTGTACGATGATTTGATTTCGATTAAACAATTCCTGCTTCATCAATTGTTGTTGCACTTTGTTAACCGCCAAAATCAATTCTTCAATACTGATGGGTTTCAACAAATAATACGCCGCACTTTGGTTCAATGCTTTCAATGAGTATTCCGAAAAAGCAGTGACAAAAATGGTTTCAAAATGCAAATCTTTACATCCTTCCAATACATCAAACGCATTGCCAAAAGGCATTTCTACATCCAAAAAAACCAATTGTGGTTGTAGTTCGTGCAACAAAGGAATGGCTTCCCGACTGTTTTGTGCTTCGCCAATGATCTCGATTTGCGGACAATATTTTGCCAAATAATTTTTCAACGCTTCGCGAGCAGCCGACTCATCTTCAACAATGACACTTTTTATTTTTTGAAAATCATTCATACAACTTTGGTGGTTTTAGAAAAATAAAGGGTGACTAATGTTCCGTTGCCATCTGTTCCCGACGAAATAGTATACGAAATCTGTTGATGATACAAATCATTCAGCAAATTAATCCGTTCTTCCACATTGTTCAAGCCTCTGGATTCGTGCACTTTTTGATTTTGCGTTTTCAATTCGCGACTTTTTTCAACACCAATGCCATCATCTTCAATAGAAACTTTGATCAATTGATTTTCTTCTGTAAAAGTCACTTTCAAGTTTCCAATAGATTCACGGTAACGCAAACCGTGCCAAATGGCGTTTTCCAAATGCGGCTGAATCAACATATTCGGAACCAAAACTGCATCCGAATCCAACTTTTCATCAACCACAATTTCAAAAACAAATTTGTCTTGAAAACGCAAATGTTCCAAATCCAAATACTTCTTAATTTGCTCTAATTCATTGGATAACGAAATAAAATCTTTGTTCGATGTTTCCATCATATTCCGCATCAAATTGGAATACGAAGTCAAATATTTATTGGCTTCCAACTCATTATTTTGAGCAATAAATTGGTTCACACTATTTAAACTATTAAAAATAAAATGCGGATTCATTTCCCTTCGAAGCGATTGCAATGCAATTTTTTTGTTCTTGGTTTTGATAGAAAACAACGCCTTCGCAATCAATCCCAATAAAATCAGCATCAAAATGACAGAACCAATCAACACATAATTGAACTTATTTTTCTTCGTAATCAACTCATCTTTCAACGCACGTTCTTTCTCCAATTGTTTGATTTTTTCTTCCGTAACTTGAAAAATCTTCGAATCAACCAACGAACTATCCGCTTGCACCATTCGATCAAAATCATTCAGAAATTTGTCGTACAATTCAATCGCTTTCGTTTGATTGCCTTGTTGTCTGTAATAATCGGAAAGAGCCAACATCGCTTTCTTTGCATCAAATGTTCGCCCGTTTTTTAAAGCCAGATTATACGTTTCTTCCAACAAAATAATCGCATCATCTTGGTTTTCATTTTTAAAATACAAACCCGCCAACGTTTGCTGTTGCTCAATTTGTTGCGAAACACTTCCTAATTTCTCCGCATCCGAAATGGTGTTTTTGGTAATTTCAATCGCTTTATCCAAGTTGTTTTCTGAAGCATAGACTTTCGAAATCTCGCTTTTCAATTTCAATACTTCTTCCGGTTTATCTTTAGAAACGGCGATGGCTTTTTCATAATTTTCAATCGCCATTCCTTTGTTTTCCGACTTAAAATCTACTTCCGCTTTTTGTTTATAGACTTCGGCAGCATCATCCATTTTACCTTCTTTCTCCAAAATTTTGATGTTGGAATCTAGATAATCGGCTTGAACTCGCGGATTGGTGTTCTGCAAACGACTCGCATCATTCGAATTGACCTTCGAATAACCCACTTCCACCGCTTCTTCACTAGCCGATTGATAACTAACAATGGCTTCTTTCAATTTATTTTGCTTCTCCTGAATTTGAGCAATCGAACGTGTTGTACTCGCTATTTTATCTTTATTTTTTTGCTTTTGATAAATAGACAAAGCTCGTTTCAGATAATCTTCCGCTTTGGCGTAATCACCTTTTTTATCCAATTGCTCAGCTAATTCCACATATTTATTCGCCGTGGCGATAGGGTTACTTTCTGATAAAGTTTCTTTCAGTTCAATGGCTTTTTTGCTCACGGAAGTTTTGCCCGATTTAGTTTTAGTGCTGTCTTGAGCAACCATCACCAAAGGGAAAAGCAAAGCGAACAGTATTATTTTCAGTTGATTATACATCTCATTTATATTATAGTGTAAAGTACGAAAATAAAATCGGGTTTAAAAAACGATTTCACCAAGTCAAAAATGGGTTTCACCAAGTCGCCCAAAGTTGAATTAGTATGAAAAGTAATTTTATCAAAAAATAAAAGCAAAATCATTTTTTACTGATGATGTAACAAGCCACTGATTCGCTGATTTTTTATATTAAATGCCACTTAACCACATAGAGACATAGGCAAAAAGGAAAATATAGCCCAATGCTTGGGTTCACATAGCTATCCTTTTCTACTGTAAAGTGAAACGCCTTTAAAGTCTATAAAAAACTATGTCCCTATGTGGTTAAAAAATAAATCAGCGAATCAGCGGCAAAATAATAAGTAATAATCAAAATCAATACAATATGAAATCAAAAATCATCCTAGGAATATCCGCTTTAGTAAGTTGTGTTCCGTT
Coding sequences within it:
- a CDS encoding alpha/beta hydrolase yields the protein MKLVQILAVLLCSLSIYAQKNVEKFTSQKLGGDRDIYITLPPSYDKDKNQKFPLLLVLDGEYLFDPFQGALKFGNYWDDLPEVILVGISQNKQDERYADSEFDEESGLPIETGANFFDFIGTELMPYLQKTYRIAPFKIIAGHDTTAGFLNFFLYKDNPVFDAYISLSPELALDMENRIPERLNAITKPIYYYQSTADGDLKKIQKRIKELDEKVKAIKKESLNYKFDEFLGASHYSLVLHSIPNALYQFFAVYQPITTHEFNEKIVKLESGYVDYLKQKYDVLEKSLNIKMPIRLNDFKAIEAAILKNKDYNEFDALSILADKYYKKTMLPDYHMALMYEKKEDYKRAQKYYLSAFQKEPIGDLDKDMMYDKSEEMKQLIN
- the radA gene encoding DNA repair protein RadA; this encodes MAKVKTSFFCQNCGTQYSKWQGQCHACNEWNTIVEEVIQKEEKSSWKPSSTETKKAPKPLRISDIDSTQEIRLDTTDGELNRVLGGGLVPGSLTLLGGEPGIGKSTLLLQISLKLPYKTLYVSGEESQKQIKMRAERITPNGDNCFILTETKTQNIFKQIQEIDPEIVIIDSIQTLHTDYIESTAGSISQIRECTAELIKFAKETNVPVLLIGHITKDGTIAGPKILEHMVDTVLQFEGDRNHVYRILRSLKNRFGSTAEIGIYEMQGSGLREVANPSEILISHKDEELSGTAIASTLEGMRPLMIEIQALVSTAVYGTPQRSTTGYNAKRLNMILAVLEKRAGFRLGAKDVFLNVTGGISVDDPAIDLAVVAAILSSNEDIPVGKDFCFAGEVGLAGEIRPVNRVEQRILEAEKLGFSTIFVSKYNKISLKETLIQVKLVAKIEDVVSELFG
- a CDS encoding LytR/AlgR family response regulator transcription factor; its protein translation is MNDFQKIKSVIVEDESAAREALKNYLAKYCPQIEIIGEAQNSREAIPLLHELQPQLVFLDVEMPFGNAFDVLEGCKDLHFETIFVTAFSEYSLKALNQSAAYYLLKPISIEELILAVNKVQQQLMKQELFNRNQIIVQNFREPKIEKQQVILPTLEGFEVVKMEEIVRLRGNGNFTDIHLADGSKKMVCRFLKHFDEMLDFPFMRVHKSHIINLNFVKSYHKSLGGYVTLFDDTEIEISVGYKEEFLRRFK
- a CDS encoding tetratricopeptide repeat-containing sensor histidine kinase, whose amino-acid sequence is MYNQLKIILFALLFPLVMVAQDSTKTKSGKTSVSKKAIELKETLSESNPIATANKYVELAEQLDKKGDYAKAEDYLKRALSIYQKQKNKDKIASTTRSIAQIQEKQNKLKEAIVSYQSASEEAVEVGYSKVNSNDASRLQNTNPRVQADYLDSNIKILEKEGKMDDAAEVYKQKAEVDFKSENKGMAIENYEKAIAVSKDKPEEVLKLKSEISKVYASENNLDKAIEITKNTISDAEKLGSVSQQIEQQQTLAGLYFKNENQDDAIILLEETYNLALKNGRTFDAKKAMLALSDYYRQQGNQTKAIELYDKFLNDFDRMVQADSSLVDSKIFQVTEEKIKQLEKERALKDELITKKNKFNYVLIGSVILMLILLGLIAKALFSIKTKNKKIALQSLRREMNPHFIFNSLNSVNQFIAQNNELEANKYLTSYSNLMRNMMETSNKDFISLSNELEQIKKYLDLEHLRFQDKFVFEIVVDEKLDSDAVLVPNMLIQPHLENAIWHGLRYRESIGNLKVTFTEENQLIKVSIEDDGIGVEKSRELKTQNQKVHESRGLNNVEERINLLNDLYHQQISYTISSGTDGNGTLVTLYFSKTTKVV